A DNA window from Arachis hypogaea cultivar Tifrunner chromosome 18, arahy.Tifrunner.gnm2.J5K5, whole genome shotgun sequence contains the following coding sequences:
- the LOC112771662 gene encoding xanthine dehydrogenase 1 isoform X3: protein MAQAHGSQCGFCTPGFVMSMYALLRSSQTPPSEEQIEECLAGNLCRCTGYRPIVDAFRVFAKTNDMLYTGISSVSPEEAKSICPSTGKPCSCNSNNVNDKCVVGDNRYKATSYDEVDGTKYTEKELIFPPELLLRTATPLSLTGFGGLMWYRPLTLQHALDLKAKYPDAKLIVGNSEVGIEMRLKRLQYRVLVSVTHVPELNVLNVKDDGLEIGAAVRLSDLLSVLRKVVTERDVHETSSCRALIEQLKWFAGTQIRNAASIGGNICTASPISDLNPLWMAVGANFRIIDSKGNSRTTLAENFFLGYRKVDLASSEILLSVFLPWNKRFEYVKEFKQSHRRDDDIAIVNAGLRIHLQETSEIWVVADASIAYGGVAPCSLSAKKTKDFLIGKVWDQNLLQDALKVLQNDIILKEDAPGGMVEFRKSLTLSFFFKFFLWVSHQLDGVKESIPASHLSAMQPVHRPTITGSQDYEIMKHGTSVGSPEVHLSAKLQVTGEAEYADDIQLPLNGLHAALVLSRKPHARILSIDGSEAMSSPGFVGLFLAKDVPADNKIGPVVYDEELFATDYVTCVGQVIGVVVADTHENAKTAARKVNVKYEDLPAILSIKEAINAGSFHPNTEKCLIKGDVDQCFQSGQCDRIIEGEVHIGGQEHFYLEPHSSLVWTLDGGNEVHMISSTQAPQKHQKYVSHVLGLPMSKVVCKTKRIGGGFGGKETRSAFIAAAASVPSYLLNRPVKLTLDRDVDMMITGQRHSFLGKYKVGFTNEGRVLALDLEIYNNGGNSLDLSLAILERAMFHSDNVYDIPNVRIVGKVCFTNFPSHTAFRGFGGPQGMLITENWIHRIAAELKMSPEEIKEINFQQAGYISHYGQQLEYCTLHQLWNELKLSCDFVKAREQVDLFNSHNRWKKRGIAMVPTKFGISFTTKLMNQAGALVHVYTDGTVLVTHGGVEMGQGLHTKVAQIAASAFNIPLSSVFISETSTDKVPNSSPTAASASSDMYGAAVLDACEQIKARMEPIASRNNFNSFAELAVACYIERIDLSAHGFYITPDIGFDWKMGKGKPFRYFTYGAAFSEVEIDTLTGDFHTRVANIIMDLGFSLNPALDVGQIEGAFIQGLGWLALEELKWGDAAHKWIPPGCLYTCGPGAYKIPSINDVPLKFNVSLLKGHPNVKAIHSSKAVGEPPFFLASAVFFAIKDAIRAARLEVGCGDWFPLDNPATPERIRMACLDDITSSLINSDFHPKLSV from the exons ATGGCACAAGCTCATGGTTCACAATGTGGATTTTGTACACCTGGTTTTGTTATGTCCATGTATGCATTATTGCGGTCAAGTCAAACCCCGCCTAGTGAAGAGCAAATCGAAGAATGTCTTGCTGGAAATTTATGCCGGTGCACTGGTTACCGACCAATAGTTGATGCATTCCGTGTCTTTGCCAAAACTAACGATATGTTATATACTGGGATTTCTTCTGTGAGCCCTGAAGAAGCTAAGTCTATTTGCCCTTCAACTGGAAAGCCCTGCTCTTGCAATTCAAACAATGTGAATGATAAATGTGTAGTGGGTGATAATAGATATAAAGCTACTTCCTATGATGAAGTAGATGGGACCAAATATACAGAAAAGGAACTTATTTTTCCACCTGAGCTTCTGTTAAGGACAGCAACCCCTTTGAGTTTGACTGGATTTGGTGGGTTAATGTGGTATAGGCCTTTAACACTTCAACATGCATTGGATTTAAAAGCCAAATATCCTGATGCTAAGTTGATAGTTGGTAATTCTGAGGTAGGAATTGAGATGAGACTGAAGAGACTACAATATCGGGTTCTGGTGTCTGTAACACATGTCCCAGAACTAAATGTTTTGAATGTAAAGGATGATGGATTAGAGATAGGTGCTGCAGTAAGGCTATCTGATCTCTTGAGTGTTTTAAGAAAGGTTGTAACTGAGCGAGATGTTCATGAAACATCATCTTGTAGGGCCTTAATTGAGCAATTGAAATGGTTTGCTGGAACACAAATACGAAATGCTGCATCAATTGGGGGGAATATATGTACCGCGAGTCCAATATCAGACTTAAATCCTCTCTGGATGGCAGTTGGAGCAAACTTTCGAATTATTGATTCCAAAGGGAACAGTAGGACAACATTGGCTGAAAATTTCTTCTTGGGATATCGTAAGGTGGATTTGGCAAGCAGTGAAATCTTGCTGTCAGTATTCCTACCGTGGAATAAGAGATTCGAATATGTGAAGGAATTTAAACAGTCTCATAGAAGGGATGATGATATTGCAATTGTAAATGCGGGTTTGCGCATTCATCTACAAGAAACTAGCGAAATCTGGGTGGTTGCTGATGCATCAATTGCTTATGGTGGGGTGGCGCCATGTTCACTTTCTGCTAAAAAAACTAAGGACTTTCTCATTGGGAAGGTTTGGGATCAAAATCTATTACAAGATGCATTGAAAGTCCTACAAAATGATATAATACTTAAAGAGGATGCTCCTGGCGGAATGGTTGAGTTCCGGAAATCTTTGACTCTaagtttcttttttaaattttttctttgggTGTCTCATCAACTGGATGGTGTGAAAGAGTCGATACCGGCATCTCATCTGTCTGCCATGCAGCCAGTCCACCGCCCAACAATTACAGGATCTCAGGACTATGAAATCATGAAACATGGGACATCTGTGGGTTCTCCTGAGGTTCATCTATCTGCAAAACTTCAG GTTACAGGAGAAGCAGAATATGCTGACGACATACAATTGCCTCTGAATGGATTGCATGCAGCCTTAGTTTTGAGTAGAAAACCCCATGCCCGGATACTTTCAATTGATGGTTCAGAGGCCATGTCTTCACCTGGATTTGTGGGTTTGTTTCTGGCCAAAGATGTACCAGCTGATAATAAAATTGGGCCTGTTGTTTATGATGAAGAGCTTTTTGCCACAGATTATGTAACCTGTGTGGGTCAG GTTATTGGAGTAGTGGTGGCTGATacacatgaaaatgcaaagacaGCAGCAAGAAAAGTTAACGTCAAGTATGAAGATCTACCAGCCATCCTGTCAATAAAAGAGGCCATCAATGCTGGAAGTTTTCACCCCAATACAGAGAAGTGTCTGATTAAAGGTGATGTAGATCAATGTTTTCAGTCAGGTCAGTGTGACAGAATAATTGAAGGGGAAGTTCACATTGGAGGTCAGGAACACTTCTATCTTGAGCCACATAGCAGTTTGGTGTGGACATTGGATGGTGGAAATGAAGTTCATATGATATCATCTACTCAG GCCCCTCAGAAGCACCAGAAATATGTTTCTCATGTTCTTGGTCTCCCCATGTCAAAGGTAGTGTGCAAAACAAAGCGAATTGGTGGTGGATTTGGGGGGAAGGAGACAAGGTCAGCCTTTATTGCTGCTGCAGCTTCAGTTCCATCATATCTGTTAAATCGGCCTGTGAAGCTCACACTTGACCGAGATGTTGACATGATGATAACTGGGCAACGCCATAGTTTTCTTGGGAAGTACAAG GTCGGATTTACAAATGAAGGGAGGGTACTCGCATTGGATCTTGAAATTTATAACAATGGCGGAAATTCACTGGATCTGTCACTTGCTATCCTTGAACGTGCTATGTTTCATTCAGATAATGTGTATGATATACCAAATGTGAGGATAGTTGGAAAGGTCTGCTTCACAAATTTCCCTAGCCACACTGCTTTCCGTGGATTCGGTGGTCCGCAAGGCATGCTAATCACTGAAAACTGGATTCATAGGATTGCTGCTGAACTCAAGATGAGCCCAGAAGAGATAAAG GAAATTAATTTTCAGCAAGCAGGATATATTTCGCATTATGGCCAGCAACTTGAGTACTGTACACTACACCAGCTGTGGAATGAACTCAAGTTATCCTGTGACTTTGTGAAGGCACGTGAACAAGTTGACTTATTCAACAGTCATAACCGCTGGAAGAAGCGTGGCATTGCTATGGTTCCAACTAAGTTTGGTATATCCTTTACAACAAAGCTTATGAACCAG GCAGGTGCTCTGGTTCATGTTTATACAGATGGAACTGTTTTAGTTACCCATGGGGGTGTAGAAATGGGGCAAGGTTTGCATACAAAAGTTGCTCAGATCGCCGCATCAGCTTTCAACATCCCCCTAAGTTCTGTCTTTATATCAGAGACAAGTACTGACAAG GTTCCTAATTCTTCTCCAACAGCAGCTTCTGCGAGTTCTGATATGTATGGAGCAGCGGTTTTAGATGCATGTGAGCAGATAAAGGCACGCATGGAACCTATTGCTTCACGGAACAATTTCAACTCATTTGCTGAG CTAGCTGTTGCGTGCTATATAGAGCGAATAGACCTTTCTGCCCATGGATTTTATATTACACCTGATATTGGCTTTGATTGGAAGATGGGTAAAGGAAAACCTTTTAGGTATTTCACTTATGGGGCTGCATTTTCTGAGGTGGAAATTGACACCTTGACTGGAGATTTTCACACTAGAGTGGCAAACATAATTATGGATCTAGGTTTCTCTCTAAACCCGGCACTAGATGTCGGTCAG ATTGAAGGAGCTTTTATTCAAGGTTTGGGTTGGTTAGCTTTAGAAGAACTCAAATGGGGAGATGCAGCACATAAATGGATTCCCCCTGGTTGCCTTTACACATGTGGACCTGGAGCTTACAAAATTCCTTCTATCAATGATGTTCCTTTGAAATTCAATGTCTCACTTCTAAAG GGTCATCCAAATGTGAAGGCCATCCACTCATCTAAAGCCGTTGGCGAGCCGCCGTTTTTCCTAGCATCGGCAGTGTTCTTCGCCATCAAGGACGCCATCAGAGCTGCAAGACTTGAAGTGGGATGCGGTGATTGGTTTCCTCTTGATAATCCAGCAACTCCTGAGAGAATTCGAATGGCTTGTTTAGATGACATTACATCCTCACTTATTAACTCAGATTTCCATCCTAAACTTAGTGTTTGA